The following proteins come from a genomic window of Streptomyces liliiviolaceus:
- a CDS encoding type II secretion system F family protein has product MISSYLSALGMFAGVVVALGLTGIVAALRGWRPATRRSRRGRIRGRLVRAVEELPPGWRDNYRLLLAGAAGAGALMWAVTGWPVHGLLAFAAVAGLPFVLYPGGSGRAEIARLEAIAEWLQQLASVRAGGKPLEATIVDLDTVPALLERPVGRLADRLRSGMPARRAYRELADDLGSRIGDDIAQLFIDHLTSRGPGLARALSAQAALVARQSADLRDIDAERAKARSEARRVSLFAITVVTVILVNGSYAQPFATPSGQLGLLVVGVLFVASLLWLRRMAVLEDEPRTLLTAEERAKEIEGEEA; this is encoded by the coding sequence ATGATCTCTTCCTACCTGTCCGCCCTCGGCATGTTCGCCGGCGTGGTGGTGGCCCTGGGCCTGACCGGGATCGTCGCCGCACTGCGCGGCTGGCGGCCCGCCACACGGCGGTCCCGGCGCGGCCGGATACGGGGCCGCCTGGTGCGGGCGGTTGAGGAGTTGCCGCCCGGCTGGCGGGACAACTACCGGCTGCTGCTGGCCGGGGCGGCGGGCGCGGGTGCCCTGATGTGGGCGGTCACGGGATGGCCCGTGCACGGGCTGCTCGCCTTCGCGGCGGTGGCCGGGCTGCCGTTCGTGCTGTATCCGGGTGGTTCGGGCCGTGCGGAGATAGCCCGGCTGGAGGCGATCGCGGAGTGGCTGCAGCAGCTCGCCAGTGTGCGGGCCGGCGGTAAGCCGCTGGAGGCCACGATCGTGGATCTGGACACGGTCCCTGCGCTGTTGGAGCGGCCCGTCGGCCGGCTGGCCGACCGGCTGAGGTCCGGGATGCCGGCGCGGCGCGCCTACCGTGAACTGGCCGATGACCTCGGCAGCCGGATCGGCGACGACATCGCCCAGTTGTTCATTGATCACCTCACCAGTCGCGGCCCGGGCCTGGCACGCGCGCTGTCCGCACAGGCCGCCCTTGTGGCCCGGCAGAGCGCGGATCTGCGGGACATCGACGCCGAACGCGCCAAGGCCCGTTCCGAGGCCCGGCGGGTGTCCCTGTTCGCGATCACCGTAGTCACGGTGATCCTCGTCAACGGCTCCTACGCACAGCCGTTCGCGACCCCTTCCGGCCAGCTCGGGCTGCTGGTGGTGGGGGTGCTGTTCGTCGCATCGCTGCTGTGGCTGCGCCGCATGGCCGTGCTGGAGGACGAGCCGCGCACCCTGCTCACCGCCGAGGAACGGGCGAAGGAGATAGAAGGTGAGGAGGCATGA
- a CDS encoding type II secretion system F family protein: MSVSAPGMMLGAVTALGGTLAVRSLLPQRTPLDQVLDRTHAPAPRAASTRRVAKGSAGWAERVGARLMETDAFVTRLPARDLSLLKMAPASLLGRCALYALGGFLIPQWILFLLRVGGLALPFVIPAAAGVGVALFMVVKCLDDVRDQATDARREYRYYIASVLERVALARNSDAGAAEALARAVESGDGPAAVRIRDTVEHARLAGLSPWDALGRLGAELGVPDIARLSASLSLAGEEQAAVYDQLGAQAEVVRRGLLADRKERANVATEKMHVPSLAIVFLMAVLLLAPALVRILSF, from the coding sequence ATGAGTGTGTCCGCCCCCGGCATGATGCTGGGCGCCGTGACCGCGCTCGGTGGCACGCTCGCGGTGCGCAGCCTGCTGCCCCAGCGGACCCCGCTCGATCAGGTCCTGGACCGTACGCACGCTCCGGCCCCACGTGCCGCGTCCACGAGGAGGGTGGCGAAGGGGTCCGCGGGGTGGGCGGAGCGGGTCGGTGCCCGGCTGATGGAGACCGATGCGTTCGTGACCCGGCTGCCCGCCCGGGACCTGAGCCTGCTGAAGATGGCTCCCGCCTCACTGCTGGGCCGCTGCGCCCTGTATGCGCTGGGCGGGTTCCTCATCCCGCAGTGGATCCTGTTTCTGCTGCGGGTGGGCGGGCTGGCGTTGCCGTTCGTCATTCCGGCGGCCGCCGGGGTGGGCGTCGCCTTGTTCATGGTGGTCAAGTGCCTGGACGACGTCCGTGACCAGGCCACCGACGCACGCCGTGAGTACCGCTACTACATCGCGTCCGTGCTGGAGCGCGTCGCCCTGGCCCGCAACTCCGATGCCGGCGCGGCCGAGGCTCTCGCCCGGGCCGTGGAGTCGGGGGACGGCCCTGCCGCGGTCCGTATCCGGGACACCGTCGAGCACGCCCGCCTCGCCGGCCTCAGCCCGTGGGATGCGCTCGGCCGGCTCGGCGCCGAGCTCGGCGTGCCCGACATCGCCCGCCTGTCGGCCAGCTTGTCTCTCGCCGGTGAGGAACAGGCCGCGGTCTACGACCAGTTGGGAGCCCAGGCCGAGGTCGTACGGCGGGGTCTGCTCGCGGACCGCAAGGAGAGGGCGAACGTGGCCACGGAGAAGATGCATGTGCCGTCGCTGGCGATCGTCTTCCTGATGGCCGTCTTGCTTCTGGCCCCGGCCCTCGTCCGCATCTTGTCGTTCTGA
- a CDS encoding DcrB/PsbP domain-containing protein: MHTVRSRFCRLLDALRRHGAVARAQVQDRGASATEWALILVAGGTMVGVVYAAANTTVGEKAAQILGF; encoded by the coding sequence ATGCACACCGTACGAAGCCGCTTCTGCCGTCTGCTGGACGCGCTGCGCCGGCACGGCGCCGTGGCCCGGGCTCAGGTGCAGGACCGTGGCGCTTCGGCCACCGAGTGGGCTCTGATCCTTGTTGCCGGGGGAACGATGGTCGGCGTCGTGTACGCCGCGGCCAACACCACGGTCGGCGAGAAGGCCGCCCAGATACTGGGCTTTTGA
- a CDS encoding TadE family protein has translation MPATRVRPQSYLAGRPWWRQDRGSTALDMSMVVPLAFLLLFTLIQGGLWFHGRSVAHHAAQEAVDAQRAYNAAPGAGKAAAAAFLARMGGSLNGASVQVRDDGETVSVSVEGSVINLVPGWSGHVHQSVKAPVEKFRP, from the coding sequence ATGCCGGCGACACGCGTACGGCCGCAGTCGTACCTCGCCGGCAGACCGTGGTGGAGGCAGGATCGCGGCTCCACCGCCTTGGACATGTCGATGGTCGTCCCCCTCGCGTTCCTGCTGCTGTTCACCCTCATCCAGGGCGGTCTCTGGTTCCACGGCCGGTCGGTGGCGCACCACGCAGCCCAGGAGGCCGTGGACGCGCAGCGGGCCTACAACGCCGCACCGGGCGCGGGCAAGGCGGCGGCCGCCGCATTCCTGGCCCGGATGGGCGGCTCCCTGAACGGCGCGTCTGTACAGGTCCGCGATGACGGCGAGACCGTCAGCGTCTCCGTGGAGGGCAGCGTGATCAATCTGGTGCCGGGATGGAGCGGGCACGTCCACCAGAGCGTGAAGGCTCCCGTCGAGAAGTTCCGGCCATGA
- a CDS encoding TadE/TadG family type IV pilus assembly protein: protein MTCRGRWPSRWDRDRDCGSAALTTAIFVPVALMLIGLTIACGRVALAEGAADAAARDAARTASLAGDPALGEAAARRAAQSSLATSGIRCAAIRVELDTSGLAAPVGQAARVTATVSCTAPLSELALPGVAGSKTLTSRRTSVVDTWSSRGDGLASSEVSWSTNRRVGAEQ from the coding sequence ATGACCTGCCGAGGGCGGTGGCCCAGCCGGTGGGATCGTGATCGTGACTGCGGAAGTGCCGCGCTGACCACAGCCATCTTCGTGCCCGTGGCACTGATGCTGATCGGCTTGACGATCGCCTGCGGGCGAGTGGCGCTGGCCGAGGGCGCCGCCGACGCGGCCGCCAGGGATGCCGCGCGCACCGCGTCCCTGGCCGGCGACCCGGCGTTAGGCGAGGCGGCCGCGCGGCGGGCCGCGCAGAGCAGTCTGGCCACCTCAGGCATCCGCTGCGCCGCGATCCGCGTCGAGTTGGACACCAGCGGACTCGCCGCGCCAGTCGGGCAGGCCGCCCGGGTGACGGCCACCGTCTCGTGCACCGCGCCGCTGAGCGAACTGGCGCTGCCCGGCGTCGCCGGGTCGAAAACGCTCACCAGCAGGAGGACGTCCGTCGTGGACACCTGGTCAAGCAGAGGCGATGGGTTGGCAAGTTCTGAAGTGTCGTGGAGTACGAACCGACGTGTGGGGGCTGAGCAGTGA
- a CDS encoding DUF4262 domain-containing protein, whose translation MPAGHTACHCVVCQDVNELDPRTQSTVDTIHQHGWQVMMIPADDQGPGWAYTIGLWHQHRIPELALFGLDILGMQALLNDLAKRASEGQLLEADHERHDVANVPVVLKPVDYRWYKAFFGTAISYYRKPPFPFLQVVWPNRDGSFPWQPGGQDLLELQPRLSLPPDEHPVGIWTQDL comes from the coding sequence ATGCCCGCCGGTCACACCGCCTGCCACTGCGTCGTCTGCCAGGACGTCAACGAACTGGACCCCCGTACCCAGTCGACCGTCGACACCATCCATCAGCACGGCTGGCAGGTCATGATGATTCCCGCCGACGACCAGGGGCCGGGCTGGGCCTACACCATCGGCCTGTGGCACCAGCACCGGATACCCGAGCTGGCACTGTTCGGCCTGGACATTTTGGGGATGCAGGCACTCCTCAACGACCTTGCGAAGCGGGCCAGTGAGGGGCAGCTGCTGGAAGCCGACCATGAGCGGCATGACGTCGCGAACGTCCCGGTCGTCCTCAAACCCGTCGACTACCGCTGGTACAAGGCGTTCTTCGGCACCGCGATCAGCTACTACCGCAAGCCACCGTTCCCGTTCCTCCAGGTCGTCTGGCCCAACCGCGACGGATCCTTCCCCTGGCAGCCCGGTGGACAGGACCTCCTGGAACTCCAGCCCCGCCTGTCGCTGCCCCCCGACGAACACCCCGTGGGGATCTGGACGCAGGACCTGTGA
- a CDS encoding LysM peptidoglycan-binding domain-containing protein: MPHSPAPVHHRGSGGPRAVVRGLLALAALTALFGGVPALLLAAGTLPAAVPTLDAAREMLLRPDEDGSGLLATMTVAAWIAWLWLVVPVLIEVIAVLARRTTPRLPGLAAGQQLAGLLLGSIVLATPAAAASAVTPAPAATALHAPPADQATNSQPSVPAPSEASEKTAPAGKVREFTVGAEDTTWWELAEQLLGDGARSTELQRLNPEVPTTATVVPQGTTLRVPGHAGILSETPDSGLRTQFASTVRNAAPDQEGALVTVEPGDSLSRIAAEELHDGNKWPQLFEANRGTPQPDGLPRITDPDLIYPGQQIAVPGAAPGQPAHPRQDTDDGSGNRDSAPPREDGAERDPGAAGRGQLTAPSRSATPEATSPAPSESRGPAERPSQSQGVAAGPSSSSSASSAPSSGASAGAAPPTRPASEPPASSPDDQAPRLRLVLGAGALLAAAVTGALATRRMLQRRRRKPGETIAIASETAPAEAQLAAAAESGRPSRLDAALRTLAHHLIDGAPAPALRAVRIGARSVKVLPDDLTVEAPTPFTAGREGWWALSEDAELLDDGAARGVAPPYPGLVTLGSTDDGDLLLVNLPQLRTLLLDGDPLHITEVCAALALEVGMSPWANEVEIIAIGFGEDLPHLLPTARVAHVRHPAHALRDLSERLLEAHQLPQTRHQPYLLLCASALDADIAWAFADVIDKAGTVPVALVAPASSTAAHFPEAEVLNASRSEPQPLGYAGAEITVQRLEHAAYRQIINALKVSGQPPHAAEGPWKGVPKETVRGHEPAEPTRQAPSPPAATSSSWEADASGEIFQALLAATTGPSGLRLPTARTEHPPAAGSGPGSEVGLPSLAKAPGVDEAGVGDAREESAQGSPAVEGGEGEAHGPHAPEIQVLGPVKVTGVDSTGHGPRMAQLAALLFFRPGRSADVLCSDMDPVHPWTTSTLNARLQGLRRCLGNDLAGQPYVPRRSSGEAPYRLSPGVRCDWTRFLQLVEHALPLGLEGLPDLENALALVRGRPFGNRPLPWAEPYQQEMTTRIIDVAHAVATHRTEPGPYRDLGAARRAVATGLDVDDTAELLYRNNMRIEAAAGNRSGLHTVIARVQQINHMLDCSLETETEQLISELLGGPSRRSTPL, from the coding sequence ATGCCCCACTCCCCCGCCCCCGTGCACCACCGCGGCAGCGGCGGGCCTCGCGCTGTCGTACGCGGCCTGCTCGCGCTCGCCGCGCTGACCGCGCTGTTCGGCGGCGTGCCCGCGCTGCTGCTGGCCGCCGGCACGCTGCCCGCGGCGGTGCCGACGCTGGACGCGGCACGCGAGATGCTGCTGCGCCCGGACGAGGACGGATCGGGGCTGCTGGCCACCATGACCGTGGCGGCGTGGATCGCGTGGCTGTGGCTGGTGGTCCCCGTCCTGATCGAGGTCATCGCCGTCCTGGCCCGGCGGACCACACCGCGGCTTCCGGGCCTGGCGGCCGGTCAGCAGCTGGCCGGGCTCCTGCTGGGCAGCATCGTGCTGGCCACACCCGCCGCCGCGGCCAGTGCGGTCACCCCGGCGCCCGCTGCCACCGCCCTCCATGCGCCCCCGGCCGACCAGGCGACGAACAGTCAGCCAAGCGTCCCCGCCCCGAGCGAGGCGTCGGAGAAGACGGCACCGGCCGGGAAGGTCCGGGAGTTCACCGTAGGCGCGGAGGACACCACATGGTGGGAACTGGCCGAGCAGCTCCTGGGAGATGGCGCCCGCTCCACCGAACTGCAGCGCCTCAACCCCGAGGTGCCCACCACCGCCACGGTCGTGCCGCAAGGCACGACCCTGCGGGTGCCCGGGCACGCCGGGATACTCAGCGAGACGCCCGACTCCGGCCTCCGTACGCAGTTCGCCTCCACTGTGCGGAACGCTGCGCCGGACCAGGAGGGGGCGCTCGTCACCGTGGAGCCCGGCGATTCCCTCTCCCGGATCGCGGCCGAGGAACTCCACGACGGCAATAAGTGGCCGCAGTTGTTCGAGGCCAACCGGGGCACACCGCAGCCCGACGGCCTGCCGAGGATCACAGATCCGGACCTGATCTATCCAGGGCAGCAAATCGCCGTGCCCGGGGCAGCACCCGGGCAACCCGCTCATCCCCGACAAGACACGGATGACGGCTCCGGCAATAGGGACTCCGCTCCCCCGCGCGAGGACGGCGCAGAGCGGGATCCGGGCGCCGCGGGTCGTGGCCAGTTGACGGCACCGAGCCGGTCCGCCACCCCGGAAGCGACCTCTCCCGCGCCGAGCGAGTCGCGCGGTCCGGCCGAGCGGCCCAGCCAGAGCCAGGGTGTGGCTGCCGGACCGTCATCCAGCAGCAGTGCGTCGTCCGCGCCTTCATCGGGCGCCTCGGCCGGAGCGGCACCGCCTACGAGGCCGGCGTCCGAGCCGCCCGCGTCGTCGCCCGACGATCAGGCACCGCGGCTGCGGCTGGTGCTCGGCGCCGGTGCGCTGCTGGCCGCCGCCGTGACCGGTGCCCTCGCCACGCGCCGCATGCTGCAACGCCGACGCCGCAAACCCGGCGAGACGATCGCGATCGCGTCGGAGACTGCGCCGGCCGAAGCGCAGCTGGCGGCCGCCGCCGAGTCTGGCAGGCCGTCCCGTCTGGATGCGGCCCTGCGGACGCTGGCCCATCACCTGATAGACGGCGCACCTGCGCCCGCACTGCGGGCCGTACGAATCGGCGCGCGCTCGGTGAAGGTGCTGCCCGACGATCTCACCGTGGAGGCGCCGACGCCGTTCACCGCCGGACGCGAGGGCTGGTGGGCGCTGTCGGAAGACGCCGAGCTCCTGGACGACGGGGCCGCACGCGGGGTGGCGCCGCCGTATCCGGGGCTGGTGACCCTCGGCAGCACCGACGACGGTGACCTCCTGCTGGTGAACCTGCCCCAGCTGCGCACACTGCTGCTCGACGGCGACCCGCTCCACATCACCGAGGTGTGCGCCGCCCTCGCCCTCGAGGTCGGCATGAGCCCATGGGCGAACGAGGTCGAGATCATCGCCATTGGGTTCGGCGAGGACCTGCCGCATCTGCTGCCCACCGCACGGGTCGCCCACGTGCGCCACCCCGCGCACGCGCTGCGGGATCTGAGCGAACGGCTGCTGGAAGCCCACCAGCTGCCGCAGACCCGTCATCAGCCGTATCTGCTGCTGTGCGCCTCGGCTCTGGATGCGGACATAGCCTGGGCGTTCGCCGACGTCATCGACAAGGCAGGGACGGTCCCCGTCGCTCTGGTGGCTCCCGCGTCCTCGACGGCCGCGCATTTCCCCGAGGCGGAGGTCCTCAACGCCTCGCGCAGTGAGCCGCAGCCCCTCGGCTACGCCGGCGCCGAGATCACCGTGCAGCGCCTGGAACACGCCGCCTATCGGCAGATCATCAACGCGTTGAAGGTGTCCGGGCAGCCGCCGCACGCGGCCGAGGGTCCTTGGAAGGGGGTCCCCAAGGAGACCGTCAGAGGGCATGAGCCCGCCGAGCCAACTCGCCAGGCGCCCAGCCCACCTGCCGCCACCAGCTCCTCATGGGAGGCGGACGCGAGCGGCGAGATCTTCCAAGCCCTGCTCGCCGCCACCACGGGCCCGTCCGGACTTCGCCTGCCCACCGCAAGGACGGAGCATCCGCCCGCCGCCGGGAGCGGCCCGGGCAGCGAGGTAGGGCTCCCGTCGCTCGCGAAGGCGCCCGGCGTTGACGAGGCCGGGGTTGGCGACGCGCGGGAGGAGTCCGCCCAGGGCAGTCCGGCCGTAGAGGGGGGCGAGGGCGAGGCACACGGCCCGCACGCTCCGGAGATCCAGGTGCTGGGCCCGGTCAAGGTGACCGGCGTGGACAGCACCGGCCACGGCCCCCGGATGGCACAGCTTGCCGCCTTGCTCTTCTTCCGGCCCGGGCGCAGCGCAGACGTCCTGTGCTCCGACATGGACCCTGTCCACCCGTGGACGACAAGCACCCTCAACGCCCGGCTGCAGGGACTGCGCCGCTGCCTGGGCAACGACCTGGCTGGCCAGCCCTACGTGCCACGCCGCAGCTCGGGCGAGGCCCCCTACCGGCTTTCCCCCGGCGTGCGGTGCGACTGGACCCGCTTCCTCCAACTCGTCGAGCACGCCCTGCCCCTGGGCCTGGAGGGGCTGCCGGATCTGGAGAACGCGCTCGCTCTGGTCCGGGGCCGGCCGTTCGGCAACAGGCCCCTCCCCTGGGCCGAGCCTTACCAGCAGGAGATGACCACCCGCATCATCGACGTCGCACACGCCGTGGCCACCCACCGCACCGAACCGGGTCCGTACCGCGACCTCGGTGCGGCGCGCCGGGCCGTCGCGACTGGCCTCGACGTCGACGACACCGCGGAGTTGCTGTACCGCAACAACATGAGAATCGAAGCCGCAGCGGGCAACCGCTCAGGGCTGCACACCGTCATCGCCCGCGTCCAACAGATCAACCACATGCTGGACTGCTCGCTGGAGACGGAGACCGAACAGCTCATCAGTGAGTTACTCGGTGGTCCCAGCCGCCGCAGCACCCCACTCTGA
- a CDS encoding SbtR family transcriptional regulator: protein MPRWRGSLGRPGSTSRPSTATSPHASICSRPSIWTRSKPWPVWRPSWWSVWSRGTPWSWLRQFLSYATTKKAIYDAIAHRTEMLATGRDMIHAAGRRLLECAQAAGAARPDVTTTCSSWSTASAGRTSSRRRNGTVYSPWPWTASKPMAEQHEREIYEAPPGIDCPSKSAPIFSGTPCCGPRGVEGSPIVQSEAPGRMSALCSSYSGRSFRCLYTRR, encoded by the coding sequence ATGCCTCGCTGGAGGGGATCGCTCGGCAGGCCGGGGTCAACATCGCGACCCTCTACCGCAACTTCCCCACACGCCAGCATCTGTTCGAGACCGTCTATCTGGACGAGGTCGAAGCCCTGGCCCGTATGGCGGCCGAGCTGGTGGTCAGTCTGGAGCCGTGGGACGCCCTGGAGCTGGCTGCGCCAGTTCCTCAGCTACGCGACCACCAAGAAGGCCATCTACGACGCCATCGCCCACCGCACGGAGATGCTCGCGACCGGCCGCGACATGATCCACGCGGCGGGCCGCCGGCTCCTGGAATGTGCCCAGGCCGCCGGCGCGGCCAGGCCCGACGTGACAACGACGTGCTCTTCCTGGTCAACGGCGTCAGCGGGGCGAACTTCGTCCAGGAGGCGCAACGGGACCGTGTACTCGCCATGGCCCTGGACGGCATCAAAGCCCATGGCTGAGCAGCACGAGCGGGAAATCTACGAAGCCCCTCCCGGGATCGACTGTCCGTCGAAGAGCGCGCCGATTTTCTCGGGGACACCATGTTGTGGCCCACGTGGCGTGGAGGGCTCACCGATAGTGCAGTCCGAGGCGCCTGGCAGGATGTCCGCGCTCTGTTCTTCGTATAGTGGGAGATCGTTCCGATGCCTGTATACCCGTCGCTGA
- a CDS encoding S1 RNA-binding domain-containing protein — MAETAGRGGWTVLETLERGQVCKGVVSSIERFGAFVDIGGFHGLVNAAELTWAHHFEAVSDIVEVGQEVTIVVLDVDVERERASFSLKALYPDPLEEFARVQFGRLIPGRVERVVRIGAFVQVHENFAGLVPIHELAERDADQPESVLQIDDEAMVEVAGINLHRRRILLSLRS, encoded by the coding sequence ATGGCGGAGACGGCAGGCCGAGGTGGCTGGACGGTCCTGGAGACGCTGGAGCGGGGCCAGGTCTGCAAAGGGGTGGTGTCGTCCATCGAGAGGTTCGGCGCGTTCGTCGACATCGGAGGATTCCACGGACTGGTGAACGCAGCCGAGTTGACCTGGGCTCATCACTTCGAGGCGGTGTCGGACATCGTGGAGGTCGGACAGGAGGTCACCATCGTGGTCCTGGACGTCGATGTCGAGCGGGAACGGGCTTCCTTTTCGCTGAAGGCGCTTTATCCGGATCCGCTTGAGGAGTTCGCTCGCGTTCAGTTCGGTCGCCTGATTCCGGGCCGTGTGGAGAGGGTCGTGAGGATCGGAGCGTTCGTGCAAGTCCACGAGAATTTCGCGGGACTGGTTCCGATCCATGAGCTCGCAGAGCGGGATGCGGATCAGCCTGAGAGCGTCTTGCAGATTGATGATGAGGCCATGGTCGAAGTTGCTGGCATCAACCTGCATAGACGCCGGATCCTGCTGTCCCTCCGCTCGTGA
- a CDS encoding ISAs1 family transposase has product MPDPRARRGRWYSLTAILLVCACAAVSGMRSVDENAEWAARASDTVLTAVGVRRHPLRWRRAPSRTTIGRVLAAVDGDTLDQAVGAYLTARNTAGTVPGKRLVIAVDGKSLRGSARLSASRRHLLSAVTHHRALTLAQAEVGTKTNETAHFRPLLEPLDLTGTVVTFDALHSVKANVTWLVETKNAHYIAMIKRNQPTAHRQLAALPWPDIAVQHTASSAGHGRQESRSIKTCGIADELGGIAFPHGRLALRVHRRRKQTGERESRETIYAVTSLDAHQTTRPNSPPPSAATGPSRPCTT; this is encoded by the coding sequence GTGCCTGACCCGCGGGCGAGGCGGGGCCGCTGGTACTCGCTGACCGCGATCCTCCTCGTCTGTGCCTGCGCGGCCGTCTCCGGAATGAGGAGCGTGGATGAGAACGCCGAGTGGGCGGCACGGGCCTCGGACACCGTGCTGACGGCCGTCGGAGTCCGCCGGCATCCGCTCAGGTGGCGCCGTGCCCCCTCGCGGACCACGATCGGCCGCGTGCTCGCGGCCGTCGACGGTGACACCTTGGACCAAGCGGTCGGCGCCTACCTCACCGCCCGGAACACCGCGGGAACAGTCCCGGGTAAACGACTGGTGATCGCCGTCGACGGCAAGTCACTGCGGGGATCGGCCCGCCTGTCCGCCAGCCGCAGACACCTGCTCTCCGCCGTCACTCACCACCGGGCCCTGACCCTCGCCCAGGCCGAGGTCGGAACCAAGACGAACGAGACCGCGCACTTCCGGCCCCTGCTCGAACCGCTGGACCTGACCGGCACCGTCGTCACCTTCGACGCCCTGCACTCGGTCAAGGCGAACGTCACCTGGCTGGTCGAGACGAAGAACGCCCACTACATCGCCATGATCAAGCGGAATCAGCCGACCGCCCACCGGCAGCTCGCCGCCCTGCCCTGGCCTGACATCGCCGTCCAGCACACCGCTTCCTCTGCCGGACACGGCCGCCAGGAGTCCCGCTCGATCAAGACCTGCGGCATCGCCGACGAACTCGGCGGGATCGCCTTCCCCCACGGCCGCCTCGCTCTCCGCGTCCACCGACGCCGCAAACAGACCGGCGAGCGCGAGAGCCGCGAGACCATCTACGCCGTCACCAGCCTCGACGCCCACCAGACCACCCGGCCGAACTCGCCGCCGCCGTCCGCGGCCACTGGGCCGTCGAGGCCCTGCACCACGTGA
- a CDS encoding ATP-binding protein, whose translation MKNKCGDVINASARCLSSARQGIREKLAGWGRNDIADDAVLIASELLTNAFRHGSPPVRLVLTLQSAAGNQRLRIEVTDDGAAFNTEVVRATWRHPSFGLGIGGRGLCLVEELSCDWGDRPVSSGHTVWAELPCGTTR comes from the coding sequence ATGAAAAACAAATGCGGAGACGTCATCAATGCCTCAGCCCGCTGCCTGAGTTCAGCCCGCCAGGGCATCCGCGAGAAGCTTGCCGGATGGGGAAGGAACGACATCGCCGACGATGCCGTGCTCATCGCCAGCGAACTACTGACCAACGCTTTCCGTCACGGCTCACCGCCGGTGCGTCTTGTGCTCACCCTTCAGAGCGCAGCCGGTAATCAGCGGCTGAGGATTGAGGTCACCGATGACGGCGCGGCCTTCAATACTGAAGTTGTCCGGGCGACTTGGCGGCACCCGTCCTTCGGCCTTGGCATAGGAGGCCGTGGACTCTGCCTCGTCGAGGAGCTCTCATGCGACTGGGGTGACCGACCCGTCAGCTCAGGCCACACGGTCTGGGCAGAACTTCCCTGCGGTACTACCCGGTGA
- a CDS encoding chaplin encodes MKSRVIKSAALLAAAGSIILGGGAVASADSGAQGAAVGSPGVLSGNLIQVPIHVPVNVCGNTVSIIGLLNPAFGNSCSNGGHHQGGMWR; translated from the coding sequence ATGAAGTCTCGTGTCATCAAGAGTGCCGCCCTGCTGGCTGCGGCCGGCTCCATCATTCTGGGTGGCGGGGCCGTGGCCTCCGCAGACAGTGGCGCGCAGGGTGCGGCCGTGGGCTCTCCAGGTGTGCTGTCGGGGAACCTGATTCAGGTGCCGATCCACGTGCCGGTCAACGTCTGTGGCAACACCGTCAGCATCATCGGCCTGCTCAACCCGGCCTTCGGTAACAGCTGCAGCAACGGTGGCCACCACCAGGGAGGCATGTGGCGCTGA